Genomic window (Acidimicrobiales bacterium):
GCTTCGGCCGCCCCCGTCCCGGCGTCGGCCGCGGCCGTCTCGGCCTCGGCCTCGGCCGCGCTGGCGCCCGCCGCCAGGTGTGCCTCGGGGTCTCCGGGCAGGTCGTCCACCGTCTCGGGGAGGGGCTGGCGTCCGCGCGCCGCGAGGGCGCGGGTGACCGCACGACCGAGCAGGAACCCGGCGCCCAGGGTGGCGGCGCCGCCGGCGGCGTCGAGCCAGTAATGGTTGGCGGTCACCACGATGGCGAAGAGGGTGAGCGCCGGGTAGGCGACCACCAGCAGCCGAACCCAGGGCCGGCGCGCCGCCGGGTAGAGCACGAGGGCGCACCACGTCGACCAGGCGAAGTGCAGGCTGGGCATGGCCGCGTACTGGTTGGACACCTTGGCCACCGCCCCCGAGTCGAACGACCACAGTCCGCCGACGTCCCGGAGGGTGTCCACGAACCCGAACCCGGGGCCGAGCAGGCGGGGCGGCATCAGGGGATAGAAGGCGAACCCGACCAGGGCGAGGCCCGTCGTGCACGCCAGGGTGTTCCGCCACAGCGGGTAGCGGTACGCCATCCGCCGGAACAGGTACACGAGGGCGAAGACGGTGACGACGAAGTGCGCCGTCCCGTAGAAGATGTTCCAGAACTGGATGAACGGGGTCCAGTCGAGGAAGCGGTCCTGGATCGCCTCCTCCCAGAACGTCCCGAGGCGGCGCTCCAGGTCGATGACGTCGAGGGCGTTGCGGCGTGCCTCGGCGACCGAGTCGGTGGCCACGCCCCGGTTCCGGATGAACGTGTAGACCGAGTAGAAGAGCAGGATGTAGAGCACCTCGCGCCACCATCGGAGACGCCCGACGGGGCGGGGGCGGGACACCGTCACCGCGGTCACGCCACGGCGCGCGCCCGGCTGCCGAGGGCGAAGGCGGGAGCGCCCAGGAGGCTCACGCCGAGGTTCACGAAGTAGACGAGCAGCCCGAGGGCGAAGGCGTCCGCCCGGGCGACGCCGAGCGGGACCAGGAAGAAGACCAGCGCGGCCTCGCGGGTCCCCAGCCCGCTCACGGTCAGCGGGAGGACCTGCACGATGGCGACGACGGGGAAGAAGGCGAGGATGGCCGTCCACCCGACGGCCAGCCCGAGCGCCTTGGCGGACAGGAGGACGGCGAGCATGACGGCCAACTGGTACGCGAAGCCGGCGGTGAGGATCTCGAAGGCGAGCCCCGGCCGCGATCGCACCCGCTCGAGGCCGACGTGGACGGCGCCGGTGAACCGCCGCCATCCCTCGCCGCGGTTGAGCCGCCCTCCGAGCCGGGGGCTGGCGGCCAGGCCCACGACGACGGCGAGGCCGACCAGGGTGGCCACCGCCACCCACAGGGCCGTGTCGGCGGCGCCCGGTGCCCGGCGCTCGAGCCCCGGGTTGACGGCCAGGCCGAAGAGGGTGAGCACGGGGAGGACGAGCCACCCCGTGAGCCGCTCGAGCACCACGGAGGCGACCGTCCGCGGCGTCTCGCCGTTGCCCGCGGCCAGGCGGCTCACCCGCACGGCGTCACCGCCGATGGTGGTGGGCAGGAAGTTGCCCACGAACATGCCGGCCAGGTTGTGCCGCACCAGGGTGGCGGTGCGCGCCGGGAGGTCCAGGGCGCACAGCACCCGCTGCCATCGCAGGGCGGACAGCACCACTCCGGCGAACGTCGCCGCAGTGGCGGCCGCCAGCCACAGGAGCGTCGTGGTGCGCCACGGCGGGACGCGGAGCTGCGAGAGTTCGACGTGCCCGGACAGCCACGCCAGCATGGCGACCGTCGCCACCAGCCGGAGCGCCGGCCGCAACCACGTTCTCGGGCCCACTTCGCTCCCCCTGGTCGAACCCCTCTAGGTTAACGCCGGATGGCGAGGATGGGGAGGCTGATCCGGGCGGCCTCGGTCGCGCTGGCCGTGTTGGCCGCCGCCCCGGCGTGCGGCGCCGACCGCACCGGCGGGCCCCGGGGCGAGCCCCAGGAGATCGTCGAGGCCGCTCCCGATCGCACCCTCCGGGCCGGGCCCGCCAGGTTCGAGGCGGGCGCCCCGGACGCCCGGCGCACGGGTGAGATCGACTTCGCCTCTCCCCGGGTGGCCACCGGCGACGAGGCCACCCCGTACCCCGAGCTGAACGACCCCCGGTCGGTCGTCGACCTCGTGCGGGGGGCCATCGCCGCCGAGTCCTACGGGGGCGCGGCGGTGCGGGGCGTGTCCACCTTCCGGTACGAGGCGGTGGTGAACGTCGAGCGGGCGGTGGCCGAGACGCCGCCCGAACGGCGGCCGGCCATGCAGGAGTTCGCCCGCCTCCTCGGCTCCCCCGCCTTCTACGTCGATCTGTGGGTGGACGGCGAAGGCCGGCTGCGACGGGTCCAGATCCCGCGCGACCACACGACGGAGCGGCCCGAGGCCCGGTCCAGGGTGCTGCCCCAGTTCCTCACCGTGGACTTCTTCGAGTTCGCCGGCGAGTGACGGGGCGCCGGGGTGGCACCGGGCCCGGCGGTACGCTCGGAGGCGTGCTCGACCCCTCGTCGCTCCAGCGCGCCCTCGCCACCGCCCTCGCCACCGGCGGCGACTTCGCCGAGGTGTTCGTGGAGGACAAGCGCATCTCGTCGGCCCGCCTCGACGACCGGCGGGTCGAGGAGCTGACCTCGGGTCGTGACCGGGGCGCGGGGATCCGCGTGGTGGTCGGCGACACCACCGGGTTCGCCCACACCAGCGACCTGAGCGAGGAAGGCCTGCGCCGGGCCGCCGAGGCGGCGGCCGCCGCCGCACGGGGCGGGGGAGGCGGGGCCCGGACCGTGGCGCTCACCGCCAGCGAGGCAGCGTCGCCCTACCGGGCGCGCATCGCGCCGGAGGACGTGCCCAAGGACCGCAAGGTGGAGCTGCTGCTGCGGGCCGACGACGCCGCCCGCTCGGGCCCGGACCGTGGCGCCGTCGTGCAGGTGAGCGCCGGGTACGCCGACTCCCGTCGCCGCATCCAGGTCGCCAACTCGGACGGGCTCATGGCGTCGGACGAGGTGGTCCGCACCCGCTTCGGCGTCACCGCCGTCGCCAGGGGCGACACGGGCATGCAGACGGGGTACGAGGGCGTCGCCCGCACCATGGGCTTCGAGATCTTCGACGAGCTGGACGTCGAGCAGGTGGCGCGCGCGGCGAGCGCCCGGGCGCTGGCCAAGCTGGCCGCCCGCCCGGCGCCCAGCGGCGTGGTGCCCGTGGTGATCGCCGCCGGCCGGGGCGCCGTCCTGTTCCACGAGGCGTGCGGCCACGGCCTGGAGGCCGACCACATCGAGAAGCAGTCGTCGGTGTACCACGGGCGGGTCGGCGAGATGGTCGCCAGCCCGCACGTCACCCTGGTCGACGACGGCACCATGGGCCGAGAGTGGGGCGCCTTCGCCGTCGACGACGAGGGGCGGCCGTCGCAGCGCAACGTGCTCATCGAGAACGGCATGCTCACCGAGTACATGTGGGACTTCCTGCGGGCCCGCAAGGCGGGCCACGCCACCTCGGGGAACGGCCGCCGCCAGAGCTACCAGGACCTCCCGATGGTGCGCATGACGAACACCTACCTGCTGGGCGGCACCGAGGACCCGGAGGAGCTGGTGCGCCAGACGCCCCACGGGGTCTACGTCGCCCAGATGGGCGGTGGGCAGGTCAACACCGCCACCGGCGACTTCGTGTTCGGGATGACCGAGGCGTACCTCATCGAGGACGGCGAGGTGACCGTGCCGCTGCGCGACGCCAACCTGATCGGCAACGGGCCCGAGGTGCTGCGCCACATCGACGCCGTGGCCGGCGACTTCGCCATGGCCGGCGGCGGCGGGATGTGCGGGAAGAACGGCCAGTCCGTCCCGGTGGGGATGGGGCAGCCGACGCTGCGGGTCACCGGCATCACCGTCGGCGGCACCGCCGCGTGACCTCACCGCTCCTGGAGACCGCCAGCCGGGTCGCCGGGTGGGCGCGCCACGGCGAGGAGGTGGAGGCGTACGTCGGGCGCAGCTCCGACACCCGCGTCGTGGTGTACGGCGGCGAGATCGAGTCGCTCTCCTCCGCCACCACCGAGGGCGTGGGCATCCGGGTGGTGTCGGGCGGGCGGCAGGGCTTCGCCTACGCCGGCTCGCTCGACCCGGCGGTGGTGGAGGAGACCGTGGCCGAGGCCCGCGACAACGCCGGGTTCGGGACGCCCGACGAGCACGTCGGCCTCGCCCTGCCCGACCGCGTCCCGGCGGCCGACCTCGACCTGTGGCGCGAGGACCTGGCGTCGTTCGCCCCGGAGGCCAAGGTCGACCTGGCCCTCGACCTGGAGCGGCGAGTCGTGGCGGGCGACCCCCGCATCCGCTCGGTCGAGTCGTCGAGCTACGGAGACGGTGCCGGCCAGGCGGCGGTGGCCACCAGCACCGGGATCTCGGCGTCGTGGCGGCGCACCGCCTGCTACGTGTCGGCCTACGCCCTGGCCGGCGAGGGCGACGAGACCCAGACGGGCGGCGGCTACTCGGTGGGGCGCTCGCCGGCCGACCTCGACGTCGACAAGGCGGCGGCCGACGCCGTCGAGCGGTCGACCCGCCTGCTCGGCGCCCGCAAGCCTGCGTCGGCCCGCCTGCCCGTGGTGCTGGACAACCGCATCACCACCACGCTGCTGTCCATCCTGGCGGGGACGCTGAGCGGCGAGGCCGTGCTGAAGGGCCGGTCGCTGTTCGCCAACCGGTTGGGCGAGGAAGTGGCGTCGCCGCTGCTCACACTGGTCGACGACCCCACCGACCCCGACGCCTACGGCGCGGCGGCCTACGACGCCGAGGGGCTGGCCACCCGCCGAAACGTCCTGGTGGACGCCGGCTTGCTGCGGAGCTTCGTCTACAACACCTATGCCGGTCGGCGCGCCGGAGTGGCGTCGACGGGATCGGCCGTGCGGGGCGGGTTCAAGTCGCCGCCGGGAGTCGGTTGCCGGGCGCTCACCCTGGCGCCGGGGAACGAGAGCCAGGCCCAGATCCTGGCCCGGGTGGGCACCGGGCTGCTGGTGCAGAGCGTGTCGGGCGTGCACTCGGGCGTGAACGCCGTGAGCGGCGACTTCTCGGTGGGCGCCGAGGGCGTCCTGTTCCGGGACGGCGTGCTGGCCGAGCCGGTGCGGGAGATCACCATCGCCTCCACGCTCCAGCGCATGCTCCGCGACGTGGTCGCCGTGGGCGACGACCTGGAGTGGCTGCCGGGGTCGGCGGCGGGCGTCACCCTCGCCATCGACGGCATGAGCATGAGCGGCGCCTGAGCCGCCCGCCCGCTCGCGCCGCCCGCCCGCGTTGCCCATCCTCCACGCCATCGTCCTCGGCATCGTCCAGGGCCTGACCGAGTTCCTGCCCGTGTCGTCGAGCGGGCACCTCGTCGTCGTGCCGTGGCTGCTCGGGTGGGACGAGCTGGCGCAGAACCCCGAGCTGAACCGGACGTTCGACGTGGCGCTGCACGTCGGCACCTTCGTGGGCGCGCTCGCCTACTTCCGCCGGGACATCGTGGTCTTCGCCCGCGCCGGGTGGCGCTCGCTGCGGCGGCGCTCGGTGGAGGAGCCGGAGGAGCGGATGGCGTGGCTCCTGCTGCTGTCCGCCGTCCCCGCCGGGCTGGTCGGCCTGGCCCTCGACTCCTTCGTGGAGGAGCAGCTCGGCGCCGAGTGGCTGATCGGCGTCATGCTCGTCGCCTTCGGGCTGGTGCTGCTGTGGGCGGACCGGCTGTCGGGCGAACGCGGCGAAGGCGAGTTCGGGGTGCGCGACGTCGTCTACATGGGCGCCGCCCAGGCCCTGGCCCTCCAGCCCGGCGTCTCCCGGTCGGGCGCCACCATCTCGATGGGCCGGTGGCTGGGATTCTCGCGTGACGCCGCCGCCCGCCTCTCGTTCCTCATGAGCCTGCCGATCATCGGCGGCGTGGGCGCCTACAAGGGGCTGGACGTGATGGCCGGCTCCGGTGTGCCGCCCGAGTACCGGGCCGCCTTCGCCTGGGGGATGGCCACCTCCGCCCTCACCGGCTTCCTCGCCGTGTGGGCCCTCCTCCGCTTCGTCCGCTCCCGCTCCTTCCTCCCCTTCGTCGCCTACCGGGTGGTGGCCGGGGTCGCCGTTGTGGCGGTGGCCGCCAGCACCCTCCGCTGACGGCTCCTGGGCCGTTCACATCGCGATGGCGCGCCAGGGGGTGGCGCGTGATCGCGAGATGAACTGGCGGAGTTGGCGGCCACGTCGGCCGGCGGCGTCCGGGAGGTCACGAACAGGACCGTCCACCCCGCCTCGGCGTAGGCGTTGACCTTGTCGTGGTCACGGTCCCACACGGCCCTCTCGCGATGGACGGCCCAGCCGTCGACCTCGACGCCGACCCGCTCCGCCGGCCAGGCGAAGTCGAGGACGAGGACCCGGCGCCCGACGACGACCTGGTGCTGGAGGGCCGGCGGGCGCAGCCCAC
Coding sequences:
- a CDS encoding phosphatase PAP2 family protein, with the translated sequence MTVSRPRPVGRLRWWREVLYILLFYSVYTFIRNRGVATDSVAEARRNALDVIDLERRLGTFWEEAIQDRFLDWTPFIQFWNIFYGTAHFVVTVFALVYLFRRMAYRYPLWRNTLACTTGLALVGFAFYPLMPPRLLGPGFGFVDTLRDVGGLWSFDSGAVAKVSNQYAAMPSLHFAWSTWCALVLYPAARRPWVRLLVVAYPALTLFAIVVTANHYWLDAAGGAATLGAGFLLGRAVTRALAARGRQPLPETVDDLPGDPEAHLAAGASAAEAEAETAAADAGTGAAEA
- a CDS encoding lysylphosphatidylglycerol synthase transmembrane domain-containing protein, with product MRPALRLVATVAMLAWLSGHVELSQLRVPPWRTTTLLWLAAATAATFAGVVLSALRWQRVLCALDLPARTATLVRHNLAGMFVGNFLPTTIGGDAVRVSRLAAGNGETPRTVASVVLERLTGWLVLPVLTLFGLAVNPGLERRAPGAADTALWVAVATLVGLAVVVGLAASPRLGGRLNRGEGWRRFTGAVHVGLERVRSRPGLAFEILTAGFAYQLAVMLAVLLSAKALGLAVGWTAILAFFPVVAIVQVLPLTVSGLGTREAALVFFLVPLGVARADAFALGLLVYFVNLGVSLLGAPAFALGSRARAVA
- a CDS encoding TldD/PmbA family protein — protein: MLDPSSLQRALATALATGGDFAEVFVEDKRISSARLDDRRVEELTSGRDRGAGIRVVVGDTTGFAHTSDLSEEGLRRAAEAAAAAARGGGGGARTVALTASEAASPYRARIAPEDVPKDRKVELLLRADDAARSGPDRGAVVQVSAGYADSRRRIQVANSDGLMASDEVVRTRFGVTAVARGDTGMQTGYEGVARTMGFEIFDELDVEQVARAASARALAKLAARPAPSGVVPVVIAAGRGAVLFHEACGHGLEADHIEKQSSVYHGRVGEMVASPHVTLVDDGTMGREWGAFAVDDEGRPSQRNVLIENGMLTEYMWDFLRARKAGHATSGNGRRQSYQDLPMVRMTNTYLLGGTEDPEELVRQTPHGVYVAQMGGGQVNTATGDFVFGMTEAYLIEDGEVTVPLRDANLIGNGPEVLRHIDAVAGDFAMAGGGGMCGKNGQSVPVGMGQPTLRVTGITVGGTAA
- a CDS encoding TldD/PmbA family protein; the protein is MTSPLLETASRVAGWARHGEEVEAYVGRSSDTRVVVYGGEIESLSSATTEGVGIRVVSGGRQGFAYAGSLDPAVVEETVAEARDNAGFGTPDEHVGLALPDRVPAADLDLWREDLASFAPEAKVDLALDLERRVVAGDPRIRSVESSSYGDGAGQAAVATSTGISASWRRTACYVSAYALAGEGDETQTGGGYSVGRSPADLDVDKAAADAVERSTRLLGARKPASARLPVVLDNRITTTLLSILAGTLSGEAVLKGRSLFANRLGEEVASPLLTLVDDPTDPDAYGAAAYDAEGLATRRNVLVDAGLLRSFVYNTYAGRRAGVASTGSAVRGGFKSPPGVGCRALTLAPGNESQAQILARVGTGLLVQSVSGVHSGVNAVSGDFSVGAEGVLFRDGVLAEPVREITIASTLQRMLRDVVAVGDDLEWLPGSAAGVTLAIDGMSMSGA
- a CDS encoding undecaprenyl-diphosphate phosphatase: MPILHAIVLGIVQGLTEFLPVSSSGHLVVVPWLLGWDELAQNPELNRTFDVALHVGTFVGALAYFRRDIVVFARAGWRSLRRRSVEEPEERMAWLLLLSAVPAGLVGLALDSFVEEQLGAEWLIGVMLVAFGLVLLWADRLSGERGEGEFGVRDVVYMGAAQALALQPGVSRSGATISMGRWLGFSRDAAARLSFLMSLPIIGGVGAYKGLDVMAGSGVPPEYRAAFAWGMATSALTGFLAVWALLRFVRSRSFLPFVAYRVVAGVAVVAVAASTLR